One window from the genome of Nicotiana sylvestris chromosome 9, ASM39365v2, whole genome shotgun sequence encodes:
- the LOC138877846 gene encoding uncharacterized protein translates to MHHSQNPRNLVTLEEFLPSKFRTKISHEGIDASSYHADKGEEKSDDLPLASSLEKPIESTPQEVNACEEKVTFTNDDLLLDMQSSAWLHVIDAKTSYNVLLGRLWIYENKVVPSTYHQCLKYYEGEVEKTELKADDGMKSKNKEPLTKIEEVTTGEAKAASKEVQPNANKSYRGNVTSCGKKVSPALQYIPKRKKDESESSNRQANMLKELTLPVKRIEAVKSYSMPLAGVSNNYITVEDELAASNKPSVFDRLGRSPVRTSVFERLGPLKKGNKFWRNFQSIRTPSSPKIQEISKYFQSLVPSRMRRQTKLVVSCKEVLKVKPYIVVYTKERDEYGESVGSSYHVTRQVKNGIPFSLEDNAELEDISSCYHISFNDGDPQEDEDVKDVPPELEEGVKTTVDSLREVNLDIDEEPRPTYLSVLLEADEESTYIELLKEFRDVFAWSYKEMSGLDPKVVVHHLVVKNGARPVKQAQRRFRPDVVPLIETEVHKLIEVGFIREVKYPTWVSSIVPVRKKNGQIRVCVDFTDLNNACPKDEFPLPIPELMIDATTGYEAMSFMDGSSEYNQIRMAPKDEYLTAFCTPKGIYCYKNVECYVDDLVVKSREKGDHMKELRILFELFRRYQHRMNPLKCVFGVTSGKFLGFIVRHRGIEIDQAKVDAILKTPEHRDIHELKSLQGKLAYPRRFISNLTGRCQPFSRLMKKGIPFKWDQACSNAFESIKTYLVKPPVLAAPIPRKPLILYIAAQERFVGALLAQENSEGKENSLYYLSRMMTSNELNYLPIENLCLALVFSIQKLKHYFQAHVVHFLADHPIRDDWELTDELSGEDAMVVEVQPP, encoded by the exons atgcaccatTCTCAAAATCCACGAAATctagtgaccttggaggagtttttaccaagtaagttccgcacgaagatttcccatgagggcaTTGATGCCTCTAGTTAccatgctgacaaaggggaagaaaagagtgatgacctaccgttgGCATCATCTTTGGAAAAGCCcatcgagtccactcctcaagaagttaatgcttgtgaggaaaaggtcacgttcacaaatgacgatcttttgctag atatgcaatcaagtgcatggctgcatgtgatcgacgcgaagacttcatacaatgttttGCTTGGAAGGCTTTGGATatatgagaataaagtagttccatctacctaccatcaatgtttaaaatactacgagggtgaagtcgagaagacG GAGCTAAAAGCTGATGATGGCATGAAAAGCAAGAATAAAGAGCCCTTAACTAAAATAGAAGAGGTGACTACTGGTGAAGCCAAAGCTGCTAGTAAGGAGGTACAACCCAATGCGAATAAGTCTTATAGGGGAAATGTTACGTCTTGTGGCAAGAAAGTAAGTCCGGCACTCCAATAtatccctaaaaggaagaaagatgaaagtgAATCATCTAATCGCCAAGCCAACAtgctaaaggagttaactcttccggtcaaacgaattgaggcagtaaagtcgTACTCAATGCCActtgcagg ggtGAGCAACAACTATATCACTGTAGAAGATGAATTAGCCGCTTCTAACaagccttctgtctttgatcgacttggaagATCACCGGTGAGGACCTCCGTGTTTGAAAGATTGGGTCCACTAAAGAAGGGTAACAAGTTCTGGAGAAATTTTCAAAGCATAAGAACACCCTCTTCACCCAAAATCCAGGAGATCTCTAAgtatttccaaagtttggttccttctagaatgaggcgacaaacaaaacttgtggtttcatgtaaagaagTACTGAAAGTAAAGCCATATATTGTGGTCTATACTAAGGAACGTGATGAATATGGAGAAAGtgtaggttcttcgtatcatgtcaCTAGACAAGTCAAGAATGGCATTCCATTTTCGTTGGAAGATAATGCGGAATTGGAGGATATTTCGtcgtgttatcacatatccttcaatgatggggaccctcaagaagatgaagatgtgaAAGATGttccacctgaacttgaagaaggagtgaagacgacaGTTGATTCCTTAAGAGAAGTTAACCTTGACATCGAtgaagaaccaagacccacctacctaagtgttTTACTTGAAGCTGAcgaagagagcacttatattgaaTTACTTAAAGAGTTCAGGGATGTatttgcttggagttacaaagagatgtctggcttggacccgaaagtagtAGTCCATCACCTTGTAGTAAAAAATGGTGCTCGtcctgttaaacaagctcaaaggcgttttaggccagacgtggttcccttgattgaaacaGAAGTTCACAAACTCATCGAAGTTGGCTTTATTCGTGAAGTTAagtacccaacatgggtttcaagtattgtccctgtaaggaagaaaaatggccagattcgagtatGCGTTGACTTTACGGATCTTAACAATGCATGTCCAAAAGATGAGTTCCCGCTTCCCATTCCAGAACtaatgatcgatgctactactgggtaCGAGGCAATGTCATTTATGGACGGTTCGTCGGAATATAACCAAATACGCATGGCACCAAAGGATGAATATCTTACTGCATTCTGTACCccaaagggtatttattgctacaag aatgtcgaatgctatgttgatgacttggtggtgaaatcaagagagaagggcgaCCACATGAAAGAATTGaggatattatttgaattgttcCGGAGATACCAACataggatgaatccattgaaatgtgtctttggagttacttctggaaagttccttggtttcattgtccggcatcgagggatcgaaattgatcaagccaaagtggatgccattttgaaaacGCCTGAGCATcgagatatccatgaattgaaaagtttgcaaggaaagctagcataccctagaagattcatatcaaacctgACTGGGAGGTGCCAACCGTTTAGTCGCCTCATGAAGAAAGGCATTCCTTTCAAGTGGGACcaagcttgtagcaatgccttcgaaagtatcaaaacctacttggtgaagcctccagttttagcagctcctatacctcgaaagccattgatactatacattgcggcGCAAGAAAGGTTTGTTGGagcactgttggcccaagaaaatagtgaggggaaagaaaactctctttactacttgagcaggatgatgacatcTAACGAATTGAATTATTTGCCAATTGAAAATttgtgtttggcgctagtcttctcaattcaaaagttgaagcactactttcaagctcatgttgtcc atttcttggcagatcatccgatacgtgatgactgggagctaactgatgaactaTCTGGTGAGGAcgcaatggtcgttgaagttcaacctccatga